In one window of Agromyces badenianii DNA:
- a CDS encoding glycosyltransferase family 4 protein encodes MKILVHPHLMEVGGSQLNAIELADAVRRRGHEVVLYAPPGELVEEVHRRGLELILAPSTRRMTPSPASAARLVDLVRSRRFDVVHSYEWSATLDTMYGPGWMAGTPVVSTVLSMVVPKYIPASVPVVVGTNELYEAESKWRPEVYLMEPPIDVAANTPGIAPFVEHDGRTQTVRERWGIPSDETLIVLVGRLAQGLKLGGVLEAIRAMALLDERHRAHLLVVGDGPDREAVQALVDEVNASAPRRLVTLAGLMMDPRPAYDAADVVLGMGGSILRAMSFGKPVIVQGEAGFWSTLDAGTVETFRWQGWFGLGDGTDGAPELARLLDELIAHPADMARNGELGRRVVLDHYDIERAADELEQIYRRVAGRSHPMRERIRGSASMTMFLARIEAGRVVRGAKRRVRAIPLVDRFAPAPKPPTRVGPSWS; translated from the coding sequence ATGAAGATCCTCGTCCACCCGCATCTCATGGAGGTCGGTGGCAGTCAGCTCAACGCGATCGAGCTGGCCGACGCCGTGCGCCGTCGAGGTCATGAGGTCGTGCTGTACGCGCCGCCCGGCGAACTGGTCGAGGAGGTGCACCGCCGCGGCCTCGAACTGATCCTCGCTCCGTCGACCCGGCGGATGACCCCGTCGCCGGCGTCTGCCGCGCGGCTCGTCGACCTAGTCAGATCCCGCCGGTTCGACGTCGTGCACTCCTACGAGTGGAGCGCGACCCTCGACACGATGTACGGGCCCGGCTGGATGGCGGGCACACCGGTGGTCTCGACGGTGCTCTCGATGGTCGTCCCCAAGTACATCCCGGCGTCGGTGCCGGTCGTCGTGGGCACGAACGAGCTGTACGAGGCCGAATCGAAGTGGCGTCCCGAGGTCTACCTCATGGAGCCGCCGATCGACGTCGCCGCGAACACCCCGGGGATCGCACCCTTCGTCGAACACGATGGTCGCACGCAGACCGTTCGCGAGCGGTGGGGGATCCCGTCGGATGAGACGCTCATCGTGCTCGTCGGCAGGCTCGCGCAGGGTCTCAAGCTCGGCGGGGTGCTCGAAGCGATCCGGGCCATGGCCCTGCTCGACGAGCGGCACCGCGCCCACCTGCTCGTCGTCGGCGACGGCCCCGACCGGGAAGCGGTGCAGGCGCTCGTGGACGAGGTCAACGCGTCGGCTCCGCGCCGACTGGTCACCCTCGCCGGCCTCATGATGGACCCGAGACCCGCGTACGACGCCGCCGACGTCGTGCTCGGAATGGGCGGCTCGATCCTCCGCGCGATGTCGTTCGGCAAGCCGGTCATCGTGCAAGGGGAGGCGGGCTTCTGGAGCACCCTCGACGCGGGCACGGTCGAGACGTTCAGATGGCAGGGCTGGTTCGGTCTCGGCGACGGAACCGACGGCGCCCCCGAGCTGGCACGCCTGCTCGACGAGCTCATCGCTCATCCGGCCGACATGGCCCGCAACGGCGAGCTCGGGCGGCGCGTCGTGCTGGACCACTACGATATCGAGCGCGCTGCAGACGAGCTCGAACAGATCTATCGCCGGGTCGCTGGCCGCAGCCACCCGATGCGGGAGCGGATCCGCGGCTCCGCGTCGATGACGATGTTCCTCGCGCGGATCGAGGCCGGCCGGGTCGTGCGCGGGGCGAAGCGCCGCGTGCGAGCGATTCCGCTGGTCGACCGCTTCGCTCCGGCGCCGAAGCCGCCGACCCGGGTCGGGCCGTCATGGTCGTGA
- a CDS encoding DegT/DnrJ/EryC1/StrS family aminotransferase, giving the protein MPFLDIAAQQAEIADEVLPVWRAQFEAAAFVGGPEVEAFEREYAAYIGVDHCVGVGNGTDALELALRAVGVGQGDEVILPVNTFIATAEAVTHAGATPVLVDVDEEHLLIDPAAVEAAVTARTRAIIPVHLYGQTAPVEALAPIAARHGLVIVEDAAQSQGASSPAGRAGGLGRVAATSFYPGKNLGAAGDAGAVLTSDPAVADFVRNFAAHGSSVKYVHDRAGMNSRLDAVQAPVLRAKLRRLDGWNTARRAAAARYAELLGDLEGVRLPATRPGNEDVWHLYVVQLEERERVLAGLAAEGVGAAIHYPTPIHLTAAYESLGYRAGQFPVAEAAALRILSLPMFPHLSAEQQGRVAEALESCIRAAPKPGLAAPATLNGRSAKGGAIR; this is encoded by the coding sequence ATCCCATTCCTCGATATCGCAGCGCAGCAGGCGGAGATCGCCGACGAGGTGCTGCCCGTCTGGCGGGCCCAGTTCGAGGCGGCGGCCTTCGTCGGCGGCCCTGAGGTCGAGGCCTTCGAGCGCGAGTACGCCGCCTACATCGGCGTCGACCACTGCGTGGGCGTCGGCAACGGCACCGACGCGCTGGAGCTCGCGCTGCGCGCCGTCGGGGTGGGCCAGGGCGACGAGGTGATCCTTCCCGTCAACACCTTCATCGCGACCGCCGAGGCCGTGACCCACGCCGGTGCCACGCCCGTGCTCGTCGACGTCGACGAGGAGCACCTCCTCATCGACCCCGCCGCCGTCGAGGCGGCGGTGACCGCACGCACGCGTGCGATCATCCCGGTGCACCTCTACGGACAGACGGCCCCCGTCGAGGCGCTGGCGCCGATCGCGGCGAGACACGGCCTGGTGATCGTCGAGGACGCCGCCCAGTCGCAGGGGGCGTCGTCGCCGGCAGGTCGGGCCGGCGGGCTCGGACGCGTCGCGGCCACGAGCTTCTACCCGGGCAAGAACCTCGGCGCGGCGGGCGACGCCGGGGCCGTGCTGACGAGCGATCCCGCCGTCGCCGACTTCGTTCGCAACTTCGCGGCGCACGGCAGCTCCGTCAAGTACGTGCACGACCGCGCCGGCATGAACTCGCGCCTCGACGCGGTGCAGGCTCCGGTGCTCCGCGCCAAGCTCCGGCGTCTCGACGGCTGGAACACCGCGCGACGTGCGGCCGCCGCCCGCTACGCCGAGCTGCTCGGCGACCTCGAGGGCGTGCGCCTTCCGGCGACGCGTCCCGGCAACGAGGATGTCTGGCACCTCTACGTCGTGCAGCTCGAGGAGCGCGAGCGCGTGCTCGCCGGACTCGCGGCCGAAGGCGTCGGCGCGGCCATCCACTACCCGACGCCGATCCACCTCACCGCTGCATACGAGTCCCTGGGCTATCGCGCGGGCCAGTTCCCCGTTGCCGAGGCGGCCGCTCTGCGCATCCTCTCCCTTCCGATGTTCCCGCACCTGAGCGCCGAGCAGCAGGGGCGCGTCGCGGAGGCGCTGGAGTCCTGCATCCGAGCGGCGCCGAAACCCGGCCTCGCCGCTCCGGCCACCCTGAACGGGAGATCGGCGAAGGGCGGGGCGATCCGATGA
- a CDS encoding NeuD/PglB/VioB family sugar acetyltransferase has translation MAVLLVGASGLFREVVPVLREANRELLGVLDDRHAALPRTIDGVPVLGGIDDVALSPDAEVLVCVGSGLARAAIVERMSRAGVDSSRYATVIDPSVRNPGGCPVGEGSILLANVSLTADAVIGAHVVAMPQVTITHDCLVEDFATLASGVSLGGGVRIGRGATLGMNASVHPGRVLGAGASVGMGAVVLADVPEGQTWAGVPARQLGVTA, from the coding sequence ATGGCTGTGCTGCTCGTCGGGGCGAGCGGCCTCTTCCGGGAGGTCGTTCCCGTGCTGCGCGAGGCGAACCGCGAGCTGCTCGGCGTGCTCGACGACCGGCACGCGGCGCTGCCGCGCACCATCGACGGGGTGCCGGTGCTCGGCGGCATCGACGACGTCGCGCTCTCTCCCGACGCCGAGGTGCTCGTGTGCGTCGGCTCGGGCCTCGCCCGGGCCGCGATCGTCGAGCGGATGTCCCGAGCGGGGGTGGATTCGTCGAGGTACGCCACCGTCATCGATCCGTCGGTGCGCAACCCCGGCGGCTGCCCGGTCGGCGAGGGGTCGATCCTGCTCGCGAACGTGTCGCTGACCGCCGACGCCGTCATCGGCGCGCACGTCGTCGCGATGCCGCAGGTGACCATCACCCACGACTGCCTCGTCGAGGACTTCGCGACGCTCGCCTCGGGCGTCTCGCTCGGCGGCGGCGTTCGCATCGGCCGTGGCGCGACCCTCGGGATGAACGCCTCCGTGCATCCGGGACGCGTGCTCGGTGCCGGCGCGAGCGTCGGCATGGGCGCCGTCGTGCTCGCCGATGTGCCGGAAGGCCAGACCTGGGCGGGCGTGCCCGCGCGACAGCTGGGAGTGACCGCGTGA
- a CDS encoding DegT/DnrJ/EryC1/StrS family aminotransferase, giving the protein MSTAQVTRLNVMKPWLGADEVAAVTEVIESGWVAQGPKVAAFERAFAETMQAGDAVAVSNCTTALHLALVVAGIGPGDDVVVPSFSFIATSNAPTYVGARPVFADVDAATGNVTAGTLAAALTPATRAVIIVDQGGVPVELGPIRALCDPKGIVVIEDAACGAGSSYDGRPVGAGAELATWSFHPRKILTTGEGGMLTTSNPEWAARARRLREHSMSVSAADRHASLVSPAEEYGEIGFNYRMTDLQAAVGLVQLGKLAEVVERRRANAARYRELLSGVPGIRLVDDPAWGTSNFQSLWLEVAPEYPLDREALLLALAEAGISARRGIMAAHRQPAYADRDTGGAPLPITEQLTDRTLILPLFHQLTGEELERVARVIREAGER; this is encoded by the coding sequence ATGAGTACCGCGCAGGTGACCAGGCTCAACGTCATGAAGCCGTGGCTCGGCGCCGACGAGGTCGCCGCCGTGACGGAGGTCATCGAGTCGGGCTGGGTCGCCCAGGGGCCGAAGGTCGCCGCGTTCGAGCGCGCCTTCGCCGAGACGATGCAGGCCGGCGATGCCGTCGCCGTCTCGAACTGCACGACCGCCCTGCACCTCGCGCTCGTCGTCGCGGGCATCGGCCCCGGTGACGACGTCGTCGTGCCGTCGTTCTCGTTCATCGCGACCTCCAACGCCCCCACCTACGTCGGCGCCCGGCCCGTCTTCGCCGACGTGGATGCCGCGACCGGCAACGTGACCGCGGGCACGCTCGCCGCGGCGCTCACCCCGGCGACGCGAGCGGTCATCATCGTCGACCAGGGCGGCGTCCCGGTCGAGCTCGGCCCGATTCGTGCGCTCTGCGACCCGAAGGGCATCGTCGTCATCGAGGATGCCGCGTGCGGCGCCGGTTCCAGCTACGACGGGCGTCCCGTGGGGGCGGGCGCGGAGCTCGCGACCTGGTCGTTCCACCCGCGCAAGATCCTCACCACGGGCGAGGGCGGCATGCTCACGACGAGCAATCCCGAATGGGCGGCCCGCGCACGCCGGCTCCGCGAGCACTCGATGAGCGTGTCGGCGGCCGACCGTCACGCGAGCCTCGTCTCGCCGGCGGAGGAGTACGGCGAGATCGGCTTCAACTACCGCATGACCGACCTCCAGGCCGCGGTCGGGCTCGTGCAGCTCGGCAAGCTCGCCGAGGTCGTCGAGCGGCGTCGGGCGAACGCTGCGCGCTATCGAGAGCTGCTCTCCGGCGTCCCCGGCATCCGGCTCGTGGACGATCCCGCATGGGGAACGAGCAACTTCCAGTCGCTCTGGCTCGAGGTGGCGCCGGAGTACCCGCTCGACCGCGAGGCACTGCTGCTCGCCCTCGCCGAGGCCGGGATCTCAGCCCGGCGCGGCATCATGGCCGCCCACCGCCAGCCCGCGTACGCCGACCGCGACACCGGCGGTGCGCCGCTCCCGATCACCGAGCAGCTCACCGACCGCACGCTCATCCTGCCGCTCTTCCACCAGCTGACCGGTGAGGAACTCGAGCGCGTCGCCCGGGTGATCCGCGAGGCAGGAGAACGCTGA
- a CDS encoding NAD-dependent epimerase/dehydratase family protein produces the protein MSELSGATVLVTGGAGTIGSTLVDQLLEAGVARVDIIDNLVRGRLANLEPAIASGRVELIDGDIRDRDLVHDATRGKDVVFHQAAIRITQCAEEPRLALEVLVDGTFNVYEAAVEHKVAKLVSASSASVYGMAEEFPTGERHHHHNNDTFYGAAKSFNEGMLRSFRAMYGLDYVLLRYFNVYGPRMDVHGVYTEVLVRWMERIADGVPPLIFGDGAQTMDFVCVPDIARANVLAATSDVVEGVYNIGSGSETSLLELAEALLHVMGSELGVEHGPERAVNGVVRRLADTAAAKRDLGFEATIGLEEGLRLLVDWWAPLRDEIAAGRSVSAT, from the coding sequence ATGAGCGAACTCAGCGGAGCGACGGTGCTCGTGACCGGCGGCGCCGGCACGATCGGCTCGACGCTCGTCGACCAGCTGCTCGAAGCGGGCGTGGCCCGCGTCGACATCATCGACAACCTGGTGCGCGGACGACTCGCGAACCTCGAGCCGGCGATCGCGTCGGGTCGGGTCGAACTCATCGACGGCGACATCCGAGACCGCGACCTCGTGCACGACGCCACCCGCGGCAAGGACGTGGTGTTCCACCAGGCCGCGATCCGGATCACGCAGTGCGCGGAGGAACCGAGGCTCGCGCTGGAGGTGCTCGTCGACGGCACGTTCAACGTCTACGAGGCCGCCGTGGAGCACAAGGTCGCCAAGCTCGTCTCGGCATCGAGCGCCTCGGTCTACGGCATGGCGGAGGAGTTCCCGACCGGGGAACGCCACCACCATCACAACAACGACACGTTCTACGGGGCGGCGAAGTCGTTCAACGAGGGGATGCTGCGCAGCTTCCGTGCGATGTACGGACTCGACTACGTGCTGCTGCGCTACTTCAACGTGTACGGGCCGAGGATGGACGTGCACGGCGTGTACACCGAGGTGCTCGTGCGGTGGATGGAGCGCATCGCCGACGGCGTTCCGCCCCTCATCTTCGGCGACGGTGCGCAGACGATGGACTTCGTGTGCGTCCCCGACATCGCGAGGGCCAACGTGCTCGCTGCGACGAGCGACGTCGTCGAGGGCGTGTACAACATCGGCAGCGGCTCTGAGACGAGCCTGCTCGAGCTCGCCGAGGCACTGCTGCACGTCATGGGCTCCGAGCTCGGCGTCGAGCACGGGCCGGAGCGCGCGGTGAACGGCGTCGTGCGTCGCCTCGCCGACACCGCCGCGGCGAAGCGGGACCTCGGGTTCGAGGCGACGATCGGTCTCGAAGAGGGGCTCCGGCTCCTGGTCGACTGGTGGGCGCCCCTCCGCGACGAGATCGCGGCGGGCCGGTCGGTGAGTGCGACATGA
- a CDS encoding Gfo/Idh/MocA family protein, with the protein MNTLSVAVVGAGYWGPNLARNFAGSPDWRLAAICDLDLARAEQLAHRFAGAEAVTDLAAVLADPSIDAVAIATPARTHHAVALAAIAAGKHVVVEKPLADSKQKAREMVAAARTAGVVLMTDHTYCYTPAVLKIRELIEAGELGDILFVDSVRINLGLVQPDVDVFWDLAPHDLSIIDFVLPGGLKPLSAAAHGADPLGAGKACIGYLTLPLPSGAVAHVHVNWLSPTKIRKMIIGGSRRTLVWDDLNPQQRLSVYDRGIDLETQALDGLERRAATVSYRLGDTWAPALSEREALDAMASEFATAIREGRHARTDGEAGLRVLAVLEAASRSLESGGDPSRLEPEKELAGDLA; encoded by the coding sequence ATGAACACCCTCTCCGTCGCCGTCGTCGGCGCGGGCTACTGGGGGCCGAACCTCGCCCGGAACTTCGCCGGCAGCCCCGATTGGCGTCTCGCAGCGATCTGCGATCTCGACCTCGCCCGCGCCGAGCAACTCGCGCACCGATTCGCCGGCGCCGAAGCGGTGACCGACCTCGCCGCCGTTCTCGCCGACCCCTCCATCGACGCCGTCGCCATCGCGACGCCCGCGCGAACCCACCACGCCGTCGCCCTCGCGGCCATCGCCGCGGGCAAGCACGTGGTCGTCGAGAAGCCGCTCGCCGACTCGAAGCAGAAGGCCCGCGAGATGGTGGCCGCCGCACGCACGGCGGGCGTCGTGCTCATGACGGATCACACCTACTGCTACACGCCGGCGGTGCTGAAGATCCGGGAGCTCATCGAGGCAGGCGAGCTGGGCGACATCCTCTTCGTCGACTCGGTGCGCATCAATCTCGGACTCGTGCAGCCCGACGTCGACGTGTTCTGGGACCTCGCCCCCCACGACCTCTCGATCATCGACTTCGTACTGCCGGGCGGACTCAAGCCGCTGTCGGCGGCGGCGCACGGCGCCGATCCGCTCGGCGCAGGCAAGGCCTGCATCGGCTACCTCACGCTGCCGCTGCCAAGTGGCGCGGTGGCCCATGTGCACGTGAACTGGCTGAGCCCGACGAAGATCCGCAAGATGATCATCGGCGGCTCGCGCCGCACCCTCGTCTGGGACGACCTGAACCCGCAGCAGCGCCTCAGCGTCTACGACCGCGGCATCGATCTCGAGACGCAGGCGCTCGACGGGCTCGAGCGACGGGCCGCGACGGTCTCGTACCGTCTCGGCGACACCTGGGCCCCGGCCCTGTCGGAGCGCGAGGCGCTCGACGCGATGGCGTCCGAATTCGCCACCGCCATTCGCGAGGGTCGCCACGCGAGAACCGATGGCGAGGCCGGCCTTCGCGTGCTGGCGGTGCTCGAGGCGGCCAGCCGGAGCCTCGAGAGCGGCGGCGACCCCAGCCGCCTCGAGCCCGAGAAGGAACTGGCAGGAGACTTGGCATGA